From a region of the Candidatus Poribacteria bacterium genome:
- the mqnE gene encoding aminofutalosine synthase MqnE, whose protein sequence is MENYSRFTDPKLPEIYEKVKAEERLSFEEGVSLYESPDITGVGFIANHARERLNGNVTYYNINQHIDYSNVCILHARCHFCAFARKNMQTEGAWEMSVDDFLDKAMYSIEHGCTEIHSVGGLHPKLPFDYYLDMIRGLKERMPQVHLKFFTAVEIHHFSRIFKMSIEEVLTELRDAGLDSLPGGGAEIFAEETREKICPGKLSAEGWLEVHDIAHRLGISTNATMLYGHLETNEDRVDHFIRLREQQDKSGGFVTFIPLAFHPLNTRMAYLPSTTGLTDLRNIAVARLMLDNLPHIKVYWIMTGLKTAQVALRFGADDIDGTVTEEKITHMAGADTPEAVSVSTLTHLIEEAGFVPVERDTLYNEIIREGNRWYRKAA, encoded by the coding sequence ATGGAGAACTATAGCCGTTTTACCGACCCCAAGTTGCCTGAAATCTATGAGAAAGTCAAGGCAGAAGAACGACTCTCCTTTGAGGAAGGGGTCTCGCTTTATGAAAGTCCGGATATTACAGGCGTTGGATTTATAGCGAACCATGCCCGTGAACGTCTCAATGGAAACGTCACTTACTACAACATCAACCAGCATATTGATTATTCAAATGTCTGCATTCTACACGCCCGGTGCCATTTTTGTGCCTTCGCCCGGAAAAACATGCAAACCGAGGGGGCATGGGAAATGAGTGTTGATGATTTTTTAGACAAGGCGATGTATTCTATCGAGCACGGATGCACTGAAATTCATAGTGTTGGTGGCTTACATCCTAAATTACCTTTCGATTACTACTTGGATATGATCCGCGGGCTGAAGGAACGGATGCCACAGGTCCATCTCAAATTCTTCACAGCTGTTGAAATTCACCACTTCTCACGTATCTTTAAAATGTCAATAGAAGAAGTTTTAACCGAATTACGGGATGCGGGTTTGGATTCGTTGCCTGGTGGCGGTGCTGAAATATTTGCGGAAGAAACGCGGGAGAAGATTTGCCCAGGAAAACTGAGCGCAGAAGGATGGCTGGAGGTTCACGATATCGCACACCGTCTCGGTATTTCGACAAATGCAACGATGCTTTACGGGCATCTTGAGACAAACGAGGATAGAGTCGATCATTTCATTCGGCTGCGGGAACAACAGGATAAGTCAGGTGGTTTTGTGACGTTCATCCCACTTGCGTTTCATCCTTTGAACACTCGCATGGCGTATCTCCCATCGACGACGGGGCTAACCGATCTTCGGAACATCGCTGTTGCTCGTTTGATGCTCGATAATTTGCCGCATATTAAAGTTTACTGGATAATGACCGGCTTGAAAACCGCACAGGTCGCACTCCGTTTCGGGGCTGATGATATTGATGGCACCGTAACCGAGGAAAAAATCACACACATGGCGGGAGCGGACACGCCAGAGGCGGTTTCCGTCTCGACACTCACACACCTCATTGAGGAGGCTGGCTTCGTGCCTGTTGAGCGTGATACGCTTTACAATGAGATCATTCGAGAGGGGAATCGGTGGTACAGAAAAGCCGCTTAA
- the trpS gene encoding tryptophan--tRNA ligase, translated as MKQITLTGIKPTGQPHIGNYLGMIKPALELAKDFQALYFIADYHALTTVRDRKELRHLTYQATATWLALGLNPDEVIFYRQSDIPEVFELSWVLSCFTTKGLLNRAHAYKAIVDDNVAEGREEDKNINAGLFTYPVLMAADILLFGTHVVPVGLDQQQHLEITRDVALTFNKNYGNVLTIPEAVIRKEVMTIPGIDGRKMSKSYNNVIPIFAPPNQVRKPVMHIVTDSKRPEDPKDPDECSIFAIYRHLADADAVAAKRQLYLDGGLAYGEMKKELFALLEATFSEQRDRYNTFMEAPDELDKILEKGGEKARDIAGPILAKVRKAVGVSV; from the coding sequence TTGAAACAGATTACATTAACTGGAATCAAACCAACAGGACAGCCGCACATCGGAAACTATCTCGGCATGATCAAACCGGCACTGGAGCTCGCGAAGGATTTTCAAGCCCTGTACTTTATAGCCGATTATCACGCACTCACGACCGTAAGGGATAGGAAGGAGTTGAGGCATCTAACTTATCAAGCCACTGCGACGTGGTTAGCGTTGGGATTAAACCCTGATGAGGTAATTTTCTACCGGCAGTCGGACATTCCAGAAGTGTTCGAATTGTCTTGGGTGTTGTCCTGTTTTACAACAAAGGGCTTGCTCAACCGCGCACACGCTTATAAAGCGATCGTTGATGACAATGTTGCCGAGGGGCGTGAAGAGGATAAGAACATTAACGCAGGGCTCTTCACCTATCCAGTTTTGATGGCAGCAGACATTCTGCTGTTCGGAACACACGTTGTGCCGGTCGGACTTGACCAGCAGCAACACCTCGAAATTACACGCGATGTTGCCTTGACGTTCAACAAAAATTACGGCAACGTCTTAACGATTCCGGAAGCCGTCATTCGGAAAGAGGTGATGACGATTCCTGGAATCGACGGTAGAAAGATGAGCAAAAGTTATAACAACGTCATCCCGATCTTCGCGCCTCCTAACCAAGTGCGTAAACCCGTCATGCACATTGTAACCGATTCCAAGCGTCCAGAAGATCCGAAAGACCCGGACGAATGTAGTATCTTTGCGATCTACCGTCATCTCGCTGATGCGGATGCTGTTGCAGCGAAGCGACAACTTTATCTCGACGGTGGACTCGCCTACGGTGAGATGAAAAAAGAGTTGTTCGCGTTGCTGGAGGCTACCTTTTCCGAACAACGCGATCGGTATAATACCTTCATGGAAGCCCCGGATGAGTTGGATAAAATACTCGAAAAAGGGGGAGAAAAAGCACGCGATATCGCGGGACCCATTCTGGCGAAGGTTCGCAAGGCGGTTGGCGTGAGCGTTTGA
- a CDS encoding transcriptional repressor, with amino-acid sequence METAEETTRDTEFANQFEDYLKSCGLRLTQKRLDILNQVFDYPGHFQTEDLLVQMRRNGYLVSRPTIYRTLPLLVRSGLLTEFIDAQKNTRYESIHSLREHAHLICLRCNQIVEFKEPQIDALQKAVCEAHDFKAVRFRNEIIGYCAECQAELEPKTPDESDETTA; translated from the coding sequence ATGGAAACCGCTGAAGAAACTACTCGCGATACAGAGTTTGCAAACCAGTTTGAAGATTATCTGAAAAGTTGTGGACTCCGTTTGACCCAAAAGCGATTGGACATCTTAAACCAGGTCTTTGACTATCCGGGACATTTTCAGACAGAAGATCTCTTGGTTCAGATGCGTCGAAACGGCTATCTGGTGTCTCGACCGACGATCTATCGGACGTTGCCGCTGCTGGTGAGAAGTGGATTGTTGACAGAATTCATTGACGCGCAGAAGAATACTCGCTATGAGAGTATTCATTCACTTCGGGAGCATGCGCACCTTATCTGCCTGCGGTGTAATCAGATTGTTGAGTTTAAAGAACCGCAAATCGATGCTTTGCAGAAAGCGGTGTGTGAAGCACACGACTTTAAAGCCGTGCGCTTCCGTAATGAAATCATCGGTTATTGTGCCGAGTGTCAAGCAGAGTTAGAGCCAAAAACGCCTGATGAATCGGACGAAACTACTGCTTGA
- a CDS encoding sugar phosphate isomerase/epimerase has product MLLWGLDTQRGADKLMPKLGLIHYNYASKSLDDFLKFTSETGFDYVELQISDVWNSDVANPEQNAEAVRAQVEGYGLQVSALAAGNDFVVLEEEAIQSQVARMERIAGLAKLLGSSVLRTEGGSAKDAVPEGRWVEAMAGCLTRCLEFAERDEVYLAVDNHGIVTNDGDLQVELFERVGSKYVGANMDTMNYRWAGHDLKTVGRYYEIVAPYTLHTHLKDGTGSRADYRGEALGEGEIDLTKAIRCLREAGYEGVWCCEYEGRENDGTGQRKSFTWMQANL; this is encoded by the coding sequence ATGCTTTTATGGGGTTTGGACACGCAAAGGGGAGCAGATAAACTTATGCCAAAATTAGGGCTTATTCATTACAACTACGCAAGTAAATCCCTTGACGATTTTCTGAAATTTACGAGTGAAACGGGATTTGACTACGTCGAATTACAAATTAGCGATGTATGGAACTCGGATGTTGCCAATCCTGAACAAAACGCCGAAGCCGTAAGAGCACAGGTTGAAGGTTACGGTTTACAGGTCTCTGCACTTGCTGCGGGGAACGATTTTGTTGTGTTGGAAGAGGAGGCTATCCAGTCCCAAGTGGCACGGATGGAACGCATCGCAGGACTTGCGAAACTTCTCGGCTCTTCAGTACTCCGCACTGAGGGTGGCTCCGCAAAAGATGCTGTCCCCGAAGGTCGATGGGTTGAAGCAATGGCTGGATGTCTCACACGATGCCTTGAATTCGCCGAACGTGATGAGGTCTACTTGGCAGTCGACAACCACGGCATCGTTACAAATGACGGTGACTTGCAGGTAGAACTCTTTGAACGTGTCGGTTCTAAATATGTCGGTGCCAACATGGACACAATGAATTACCGTTGGGCGGGTCACGATTTAAAAACCGTGGGCAGATATTATGAGATCGTCGCGCCTTATACATTACACACGCACCTCAAAGACGGGACAGGTTCGCGTGCGGATTACCGCGGTGAAGCACTCGGTGAGGGTGAAATAGATCTCACGAAAGCAATCCGCTGTCTCAGAGAGGCAGGCTATGAAGGTGTCTGGTGCTGCGAATATGAAGGTAGGGAAAACGATGGCACGGGTCAAAGAAAAAGCTTTACTTGGATGCAAGCGAACCTGTAA
- a CDS encoding LamG domain-containing protein, translated as MKFNALTFILFSLGLIAISLVTVNSSSAAIDPSSVVGIWLFDEAGGSTAMDASGNNNHGTIVNAPIWVDGRFGSALAFDGSCVNTNKKLLNGVREFTVVAWVKPGNITENRIGLIGQNDSPEFGFINPGTVALWTPTAGSNNHPYEHPPGEWHHVAAVASGEFTKVYIDGTATTVNGNWPNHGRSDFNVNIGGCGVWDGTGNWFTGAMDEVGLFHAPLTDADIADIMNNGLTALGVAVEPAGKIAVTWGILKQKEY; from the coding sequence ATGAAATTTAACGCTTTAACATTTATCCTGTTTAGTTTAGGGCTGATAGCGATCAGTCTCGTTACGGTGAACAGTAGTAGTGCTGCAATTGACCCGAGCAGTGTTGTCGGTATTTGGCTGTTTGACGAAGCGGGTGGAAGCACAGCAATGGATGCCTCAGGAAACAATAATCATGGAACGATTGTCAACGCACCTATATGGGTGGACGGACGATTCGGTAGTGCTTTAGCATTTGATGGCAGCTGTGTCAACACAAACAAAAAACTCCTCAACGGCGTGCGTGAATTCACAGTCGTTGCGTGGGTGAAACCGGGGAATATCACAGAGAATCGTATCGGATTGATAGGACAGAACGATTCACCGGAATTCGGTTTTATTAACCCTGGTACCGTTGCGTTGTGGACACCAACTGCCGGTAGTAATAATCACCCATACGAACACCCACCCGGTGAGTGGCATCATGTCGCCGCTGTAGCTTCCGGAGAATTCACAAAAGTTTACATTGATGGCACTGCGACGACGGTCAACGGAAATTGGCCCAATCACGGCAGATCCGATTTCAATGTGAACATCGGCGGATGTGGCGTTTGGGACGGTACTGGCAACTGGTTCACAGGGGCAATGGACGAAGTCGGTCTCTTCCACGCACCTTTGACGGATGCCGATATTGCTGATATTATGAATAATGGCTTGACTGCCTTAGGAGTTGCGGTGGAACCCGCTGGGAAAATCGCAGTAACTTGGGGCATCCTCAAGCAGAAAGAATACTAA
- a CDS encoding menaquinone biosynthesis protein: MVQKSRLRVGAVSFLNTKPLIHPILNEEIQTDIEFSIDTPSRLALSLSRGDIEVGLISTIEYFRANPSHASYCILPDISIASHGSVQSIQLFSRLDTNSRSSIALLKILLAEKYRISPAFTTCRPTVNPKTALQDRQDPPFDAVLLIGDPALRHLGSTEYNLDLGKAWYKLTGLPFVYACWVARTEAQLGNLPKVLLESKARGIAQIPEIARIEARKLGLSETLCRDYLQHHIKYDLDEPAIKGLELYYKYAVKNDLAPPCRRLSFASS; the protein is encoded by the coding sequence GTGGTACAGAAAAGCCGCTTAAGGGTTGGTGCGGTCTCGTTCCTAAACACTAAACCGCTTATTCATCCGATATTGAACGAGGAAATCCAAACGGATATTGAATTCAGTATTGATACTCCGAGCCGTCTCGCGTTATCCTTAAGTAGGGGTGATATTGAGGTAGGATTGATCTCGACTATCGAATATTTTCGAGCGAATCCTTCGCATGCGTCTTACTGTATCCTACCTGATATATCCATTGCGTCTCACGGAAGCGTCCAAAGTATCCAACTCTTCAGTCGACTCGATACGAATTCCCGCTCCTCTATTGCGCTGTTAAAAATTCTGCTGGCTGAGAAGTATCGAATCTCCCCAGCGTTCACAACGTGCAGACCGACAGTAAATCCAAAGACTGCCCTTCAGGATCGCCAAGATCCACCTTTTGATGCGGTCCTCCTGATTGGGGATCCAGCTCTCAGGCATCTGGGTTCAACGGAATATAACTTAGATCTTGGTAAGGCGTGGTATAAGTTAACCGGTTTACCCTTTGTCTACGCTTGTTGGGTTGCCCGGACAGAAGCGCAGCTTGGTAATTTACCGAAGGTACTCCTCGAATCAAAAGCACGTGGTATCGCACAAATCCCAGAGATCGCACGGATTGAAGCGCGGAAGCTTGGTTTGTCCGAAACGCTTTGTCGCGATTATTTACAACATCACATCAAATACGACTTAGATGAACCTGCGATCAAAGGTCTTGAACTCTATTATAAGTATGCTGTGAAGAACGATCTTGCGCCACCGTGTCGTCGTCTGTCTTTTGCGTCCAGTTGA
- a CDS encoding NAD(P)/FAD-dependent oxidoreductase, with the protein MQETIYDVAVIGAGPAGAQAAVSASHQMRHVLVLHSGKVSFSRGRAYWSKSVEIEDAPVFPGIIGPHFAKELMKWMESRPVVDFMLGSEKRKTGIDIRDGMVARLTRNGDLFELEASTKTIKQNTLLEMEFFKARTVVVAAGFDDKWPDIEFDPDAERLYKQYATVFRYAGNRKGWHVCIRCDGHLHVNEHLALLGVGDYIYEAAIGAQDFTDKITILTNGRPHGMSSSVLEQVKARKINIIETKIKRHIGEKTNLLGFEMIDGSELFFHGFLVDEGLIPNTKFLEGWDYQKDEEGLIVANEDMQMLDSSGEPIPGLFAAGDIISGERNLIATAFALGQEAGLSASDSLRQWHFPD; encoded by the coding sequence ATGCAAGAAACGATTTACGACGTTGCGGTGATTGGCGCGGGACCTGCTGGTGCGCAAGCGGCGGTTTCAGCGAGCCATCAAATGCGGCATGTTTTGGTGCTGCACTCAGGAAAGGTGAGTTTTAGTCGGGGTCGCGCTTACTGGTCAAAGTCCGTAGAAATTGAAGATGCGCCGGTCTTTCCCGGTATCATTGGACCTCACTTTGCGAAAGAACTCATGAAATGGATGGAGAGCCGCCCTGTCGTCGATTTTATGCTGGGTTCAGAGAAACGTAAGACAGGCATTGATATACGCGATGGCATGGTTGCGAGACTTACACGAAACGGCGACCTATTTGAACTCGAAGCCTCCACAAAAACGATTAAACAAAATACACTACTGGAGATGGAATTCTTTAAAGCTCGCACCGTCGTCGTTGCCGCTGGATTTGATGATAAGTGGCCCGACATTGAATTTGACCCCGATGCTGAGCGTTTATATAAACAGTATGCGACGGTATTTCGCTATGCAGGCAATCGGAAAGGGTGGCACGTCTGTATCCGTTGTGATGGACACTTACATGTCAACGAGCATCTCGCACTCCTCGGTGTTGGAGACTATATCTATGAGGCAGCGATTGGGGCGCAAGATTTTACGGATAAAATTACAATTCTAACAAACGGTAGACCCCACGGTATGTCGTCCTCTGTGTTGGAGCAGGTGAAAGCACGTAAAATTAATATCATTGAAACAAAAATAAAACGGCACATTGGCGAAAAAACGAACCTCTTGGGATTTGAGATGATTGATGGGAGCGAATTGTTTTTCCACGGTTTCCTCGTCGATGAAGGGCTCATCCCGAACACAAAGTTTCTTGAGGGATGGGATTACCAAAAGGATGAGGAAGGATTGATTGTCGCAAACGAGGATATGCAGATGTTGGACAGCAGTGGAGAGCCGATCCCCGGACTCTTTGCGGCGGGTGACATCATATCTGGCGAGCGGAACCTGATCGCGACGGCGTTCGCGCTCGGGCAAGAGGCGGGTTTGTCAGCATCAGACTCCTTGCGTCAATGGCATTTCCCCGATTAG
- the polA gene encoding DNA polymerase I — protein MQNEQKDTVYIIDTHAEIFRAYYAIRSGLTSSITGEATHAVFGFAGTLIRILTQLQAKYVVAAIDTPGNTFRNELYSEYKANRSPAPDDLVTQIHRILELLEAFGILTLGKPELEADDIIASVTQAILDDPEARDVNISIISKDKDLEQLLINDRVTMLDLHNDKIIDERSLWEMKGIKPSQVVDTLALMGDTSDNVPGVEKVGLKTAAQLIQQYGSIEGIFENIDEIKGKRRENLEKARSQLNLSRELVTLKRDATSDFSIEQARVKPLDLQKILPLFQELELKRYEQVVREIAGGDSTSAVTPTPTTRKERVAALAQKTDAILDKGNYDTAETGDYSAIVTLEQLEALVDTLSSQEIISFDTETDGLERDAILCGLSFSWKPKHGVYVPVRSPQPESHLDTDTVLSALKPILENPALPKCGHNLKFDAGILIRNGVKLQGAVFDTLLASQLVDARTPSHNLDTLALLHLEHKMISFEELTTDSGDATPTDAATDLGELFEAEAGRQKTIDAVPLEQATIYAAEDADITLRLYHFLTPQLDEMGITALARDIESPLAPILAEMEYNGIVCNKEELKRQSVVISELVDSRQKEIHEIVGYPCNIDSPRQLAQVLFDELGFKPVKRTRGGKISTDVTVLEALSLREDINDPKTSVPRLIIEYRQFRKLQSTYLAQLQNAVDPKTQRIHTHLYQLTTATGRLKSDHPNLQNIPVRTEIGRQLRRAFTAPEAHKLICADYSQIELRILAHFSEDESLIETFTQDLDIHTTVAVQVFEVPAASVTRELRDKAKTINFGIIYGVSPTGLSRRIKGMRVKEAAALIDDYKTRFPGIDRFLQQCIQQASDHGYVSTLTGRRRAIPEIYATNRSRRNLGERLAINTVVQGSAADLMKAAMVQVQHRIDKDKLPLKMLLQIHDELVLETPEALAAEHAAIVCEEMENAMSLRVPLRTEAGIGDNWMTAK, from the coding sequence ATGCAAAACGAACAGAAAGATACCGTCTATATTATTGATACACACGCAGAAATATTTCGGGCTTATTATGCGATTCGTAGCGGGTTGACGAGCAGCATCACCGGCGAGGCGACCCATGCTGTGTTCGGGTTCGCTGGCACACTTATTAGGATTCTGACGCAACTTCAGGCAAAATATGTCGTCGCTGCGATTGATACACCAGGGAACACGTTTCGCAATGAACTTTATTCGGAATACAAGGCGAATCGTTCTCCAGCCCCTGATGATCTGGTGACACAGATTCATCGCATTCTGGAGTTGCTTGAGGCATTTGGTATCTTGACACTCGGTAAACCTGAGTTGGAAGCAGACGACATCATCGCCTCTGTCACACAGGCAATCCTTGACGATCCAGAAGCACGTGATGTTAATATCAGTATTATTTCTAAAGACAAAGACCTTGAACAGTTGTTAATCAACGACCGGGTTACAATGCTTGACCTCCATAACGATAAGATTATCGATGAGCGGTCGCTGTGGGAAATGAAAGGCATAAAACCGTCCCAGGTTGTTGATACGCTTGCCTTAATGGGAGATACTTCAGACAATGTCCCAGGCGTTGAGAAAGTCGGCTTGAAAACCGCAGCGCAATTGATTCAGCAGTACGGCTCCATTGAAGGCATTTTTGAGAACATTGATGAGATTAAAGGGAAACGTCGCGAAAATTTGGAGAAGGCACGTTCACAACTCAATCTTTCACGAGAGCTTGTCACCTTGAAACGAGATGCCACTTCGGACTTCTCCATAGAGCAAGCAAGGGTCAAACCGCTTGACCTCCAGAAGATCCTCCCACTCTTCCAAGAGTTAGAACTCAAACGCTACGAGCAGGTTGTGAGGGAGATTGCGGGTGGTGATTCTACGTCCGCTGTTACGCCTACACCAACGACACGCAAGGAACGGGTTGCGGCGTTAGCGCAGAAAACAGATGCCATTTTGGACAAAGGCAACTACGACACCGCTGAAACAGGGGACTATTCGGCGATCGTTACGCTTGAGCAACTGGAAGCTCTCGTTGATACGCTATCGTCACAGGAGATTATCAGTTTTGATACCGAAACGGATGGCTTGGAACGCGACGCGATACTGTGCGGGTTAAGTTTCTCATGGAAACCGAAGCATGGCGTTTACGTCCCCGTTCGCTCACCGCAACCTGAAAGTCATTTGGATACAGACACCGTGCTTTCTGCACTTAAACCGATTTTGGAGAATCCGGCGTTACCGAAATGTGGACATAATCTGAAGTTTGATGCCGGCATTCTTATCAGGAACGGTGTGAAACTCCAAGGTGCTGTTTTCGATACGCTGCTCGCAAGTCAATTAGTTGATGCGCGGACCCCCTCCCACAACCTTGATACACTGGCGTTGCTCCATTTAGAGCACAAGATGATCTCGTTTGAGGAACTCACGACGGATTCAGGCGATGCGACACCCACTGACGCAGCGACAGACTTAGGTGAACTGTTTGAAGCAGAAGCAGGTCGCCAGAAAACGATTGATGCAGTGCCATTGGAACAAGCCACAATTTACGCAGCAGAGGATGCTGACATTACCCTCCGACTTTATCATTTCCTTACGCCTCAACTTGATGAGATGGGGATCACAGCGTTAGCGCGTGATATAGAGTCACCCCTCGCGCCTATTCTCGCTGAAATGGAGTATAACGGTATTGTTTGCAATAAGGAGGAACTCAAACGTCAAAGCGTTGTGATTAGCGAACTCGTTGATTCTCGGCAAAAGGAGATTCACGAAATCGTTGGGTATCCGTGCAATATTGATTCACCGAGACAACTGGCGCAAGTCCTGTTTGATGAACTCGGTTTCAAACCTGTGAAACGGACACGGGGTGGCAAAATCTCCACTGATGTGACTGTGTTAGAGGCACTCTCGCTGAGGGAGGATATCAACGATCCGAAGACCAGCGTGCCGCGTTTAATAATTGAGTACCGCCAATTCCGTAAGTTACAGAGCACGTATCTGGCGCAACTCCAGAATGCAGTTGACCCCAAAACACAGCGCATTCACACACACCTCTATCAGTTAACAACAGCGACAGGACGTTTGAAGTCTGACCACCCGAATTTGCAGAACATTCCTGTCCGAACTGAGATTGGTAGACAGTTACGGCGCGCTTTTACGGCACCAGAAGCGCATAAGTTAATCTGTGCAGATTATTCACAGATCGAACTTCGCATCCTCGCACACTTTAGTGAAGATGAAAGTTTAATCGAGACCTTTACCCAAGATTTAGACATCCATACAACGGTTGCTGTGCAGGTCTTTGAGGTACCGGCTGCCTCGGTTACGCGTGAACTTCGTGACAAGGCGAAGACCATCAATTTTGGTATCATTTATGGGGTTTCGCCAACAGGTCTCTCACGTCGGATTAAGGGGATGCGTGTGAAAGAGGCGGCAGCCCTTATTGATGATTACAAAACGCGCTTTCCGGGGATAGATCGTTTTCTACAGCAGTGCATCCAGCAGGCATCGGATCATGGGTATGTTAGCACACTCACCGGCAGACGCCGTGCCATACCTGAAATCTATGCTACCAACCGGAGTCGGCGAAACCTCGGGGAGCGACTTGCAATCAATACTGTGGTGCAAGGTTCTGCTGCAGATTTAATGAAGGCAGCAATGGTTCAGGTCCAGCATCGTATTGATAAGGACAAACTTCCGTTGAAAATGCTTCTACAGATTCATGATGAGTTGGTGCTTGAGACACCGGAGGCACTCGCGGCGGAGCATGCCGCAATTGTCTGTGAAGAGATGGAGAACGCAATGTCGCTTCGGGTACCCCTCCGGACAGAGGCAGGCATCGGCGATAATTGGATGACCGCGAAGTGA
- a CDS encoding RNA-binding protein, whose translation MNIYVGNVPYAATETDLEELFGEYGQVGTATIIRDRYDGRSKGFGFVEMENQEDGERAIEALDGQEMMGRPLKVNPARPREQRREPRRYDDADRNM comes from the coding sequence ATGAATATCTACGTTGGCAACGTGCCTTATGCGGCCACGGAAACCGACCTCGAAGAACTCTTTGGAGAGTATGGTCAGGTTGGAACGGCTACGATTATTCGTGACCGGTACGATGGTCGCTCCAAAGGGTTTGGCTTCGTTGAGATGGAAAACCAAGAGGACGGCGAGCGAGCGATAGAAGCATTGGATGGCCAAGAGATGATGGGACGTCCGCTGAAAGTCAACCCGGCGCGCCCGCGCGAACAACGCCGCGAGCCCCGTCGGTATGACGACGCGGACAGGAACATGTAG
- a CDS encoding SAM-dependent chlorinase/fluorinase, whose protein sequence is MITLTTDFGTSDTYVGTMKGVILGINPNVQIVDLTHAIPPQDIYEAAFSIYAAHSYFPKGTIHIIVVDPGVGSDRQAIVSHIDKAFFVCPDNGVLSYLLHSAENEAAQPVDSVAIQNSAYYLPEVSNTFHGRDIFAPVAAHLSLGVPLGDIGPPVQTLVQLPIQVPELSGNILTGQIVKIDRFGNAITNISETAIARLEDASIGEIPVYEIRVGGVRLNRLNCAYAESGIGKPLAIIGSYGLLEIAINGGNAKEGLGIKWGDPVVMQRFD, encoded by the coding sequence ATCATTACACTAACAACCGATTTCGGCACAAGCGATACGTATGTCGGAACCATGAAAGGGGTCATCCTCGGTATTAATCCGAATGTGCAGATCGTTGACCTCACGCACGCTATCCCACCACAAGATATCTACGAAGCGGCTTTCTCAATTTATGCTGCCCACAGTTACTTTCCAAAAGGAACGATTCATATCATCGTGGTGGATCCAGGTGTAGGGAGTGATCGACAAGCAATAGTTAGCCACATAGACAAGGCATTCTTCGTCTGTCCCGACAATGGCGTGTTGAGTTATCTATTGCATAGTGCTGAGAACGAGGCAGCACAACCCGTGGATTCCGTGGCGATTCAAAACAGTGCGTACTACTTGCCAGAAGTCAGCAACACATTCCACGGTAGAGATATTTTCGCGCCTGTTGCGGCACATCTATCGCTCGGTGTGCCGCTTGGTGACATCGGTCCACCGGTGCAAACCCTCGTTCAATTACCCATTCAAGTGCCTGAACTCTCCGGTAATATACTGACAGGGCAAATTGTTAAAATTGACAGATTCGGGAATGCCATAACAAATATATCGGAAACCGCAATTGCTCGTTTAGAAGATGCGTCTATCGGAGAGATACCTGTTTATGAAATTAGAGTTGGCGGTGTGAGACTGAATCGACTGAACTGTGCTTACGCTGAATCTGGCATCGGTAAACCGCTGGCAATCATCGGAAGTTATGGGTTGTTGGAAATTGCTATCAATGGTGGAAACGCCAAAGAAGGTTTAGGAATAAAGTGGGGTGACCCCGTGGTAATGCAGCGGTTTGATTGA